acaaaatcCTTGACATTAGATCATTTGAGACAATCTCATTCATCCGCCAGATATTCCTTTCCCTTAAATTACATGCACTATACATGCTGAGAACTTAGCAACTTAAACATGGTATGGTTCAAGCTATGTGAGTTTGCAAGGCATGCAAGATAATTTTGATGAGAGAATAAGGGCATAGTTGGAACCTTCAATCAACCGAAAGAAATCCAAGGAGAGGTCACCCCGTCAACTCAACTGTTTGTTTTTTCATGGTATTGGTGCAGCAGCGCCCATTAAAAGAAGAGGGAAGGACCCATCTCCCTTTCCTCACCTTTCTCAACCACTCCACCTATTGCTTTTATTATCAGAAAGGGAACTAAAtacaaagaggaaaaaaaaaatgtagaacAAGAAGAGAGGGTCCATGGAAGGTTGCTTCTTTGAAGGCTTAGTCTGTAAGATTTCTCTCACCCCCCACCCCCACTTTCTCCATTTAGAAAGATGATCTTCATATTTTTGAGTAGCTTTTTCTTGTATTTCTTGACTGCTTGTTTTTGTTCACTCTATGCTGCTTAGAAAGATTGGTGTTCAAAATTTTGTGGGGATATTATAAAGTATTGGAGTGGTTTTGTGATGGGCTCCAGTGTCTGTCTGCTCATGACTTCTGTGATTTTCTGTAGCCAGCCGGTTTTGCCAAGTGAAATAAGTGTTCCCCCAAAGATATTTGTTCCTCTAGTTTCATGGTtctgagcttttttttttttttacaaaaaagaaaagaagatatatgtagGAAGTAATTGAAGTCAGTCCTTTCCCTTTTTTATGCATTAATTTCTCTTTTACTTGGTGCTCCAGTTCAAAATTTCTATATTCCATTTGTGCTGCTGCTTCCTGTTGAGCTTCTTAAAAGATTCAGTTTTTATAATGATGTGTTCCTTATTCTAtgttttattaatattttattggaTTGATCGACATTTTGAATCGATACCCATGTCCTAGCTGATTCATCATGTGTGGGAGAGGGGCAGGGGTTTTCTCCTCAAGGCAGACTTTCGTCTTTGCCATATATTGCATCCCTTAAACCGTTGGCGGTTGTATTGTAAATGGAtttcttttaattattattaggaTTTTATAGATCCATCTTCCTAAGTCCATTGACAAGATCTAAATAACTTGTCTTCAGATCTtcggaggtttttttttttttttttggataaggtGGATCATGCATGTCCagtatgaatacatccaataagGCCAGAAAATAGGATATCATGGAGCCAAGGGTTTTTAAGTTTCTTACAGCAGTGATTCTAAATTCGATGTTGTTCTGATTGCTGTGCAGTCAGGTTGTGCATATGTCCTGCATGCGAACATATATTTTAATGGTCATGTCCAAAAAATTGAGATTATTAATGAGACTGATATTGGGTTTGGTAAATTTCAGTTTTTGGGTGGAGTTTTGTGTCTATTATTGGTTTCACGAGGATTCCCTTTTGCAGTAATTGGTGGGTAAATCAAGTCTGTGCTCCTTTAATTTCAGTAGCTGGATTTTGCTGATTTTCTGTCAATTAGTTGGTTTTAAGCAGACAGATAGATATAATTACAGAGTGCAAGTTTAGTTTCATTCATGGACTGAAGAGGGTATTCAGTTTTAACATTAGAGTGCTTCATTGGGTTTGCATGGATGGAAGGGGAAGATTGGGTACAAGAATTTGGGAGTTCTCCAATCATACGGGACATGCAGAGTCAGTTTTAAAGCCAGTTTCTGGTCTTTCAGTTCCAAACAGCATTGTTTCAGGACACCAAGAGACTTCTCTGAGAATGAGCTCTTACATTAACAGAGATTCCATAGCTGGTGAATGCAATTCTGGAGCAATGGACTTTTCCTGGATTCCACAGAGAAGTTTCCTGTCTCAGACAAAAAATATGAATTCTTCTCATGCAACTCCAGTTAATTCAGAAATGATCGATGCGCAAGGCGTGCCAGTTGCTGCAGAAGGTGCAATGCAAGAAGGTGTGCTTGAAGCTAAGCCACTGAAAGTCAGAAAAAAGCATCCTTCCACTAGGAAAAATAATCACACTGCCACTAAACTTTTGAGGCAAAAGGAACCAAAGAAACAGCCATCGGTACCAGCAGAGAAGAAAGGAAATTCCACGTCCAAGGGGAAACGTGAGAAGAAGACTCAAGATATTATTGTAGATGGAACAATGGTAGATTTTTCGAATGTTCCAGTGCCTGTATGCTCATGCACTGGTGTGCCTCACCAGTGTTATAGATGGGGAGCTGGTGGGTGGCAATCATCCTGCTGTACCATGAGCATATCAGAATATCCTCTTCCGATGAGTCCTTCCAGGCCTGGTGCACGCCTCGCAGGAAGGAAAATGAGCATTGGTGCATACAGAAAGCTTCTACACAGACTTGCTGCTGAAGGCCATGATCTTTCTTATGCAGTTGATTTGAAGGATCACTGGGCAAGACATGGCACTAATAAGTTTGTCACAATCAAGTAGCGACAAAGGGGTAGCAAAACCAACATCCTCTTTCTAGCCTCTTTATGTTTTGCCTTTGAACgtgattttcttttcatatttgaagTACTTGTGGGAAAATATGTGGAGGATGATATGCAATCTAGATCGAAACAACTCCCTAGTTCTGGCCGAACATTTTAATGTACCATAGGCAACTTTGAGCCTTTCATGCAGATGACTTTTTTTCTAATCGTGCCTATATGAGCATCATTATGCTATGCTTAGTGAATGCATGGAGCCTTATGCTTTCTTGTATTATATGCATTTCTGGTTAGACAGGCATATTAAGATATATCCATGAACGTAAATATATATCTGAATTATGTATGTCATGATGGGTTCATATGCAAATGCCATCCAGAGAGGGTCACTTTTTGCAGTTTGATGAGTTCATATGGACTGTTAAAGCCTTTTTAGATAATCATATACAGGATAATTTGGAGTTGGAGGGAGAAATATGTGTCGAATATTGGCAAAATCCTTTAGCGAATTCTTCCAAAAGTGTTTCAGAATTTCTGATGTATTTGTCATGAGAATTATCGGGCGTGAGTTACTTTGACATGAATATATTCTTTATATTTGGGTCTCTTTTATATTTTCAGTCGCTTGTCTCATTGATCTGCTCTTTTCTAGATAAGCTAAGATCTGTACTGTTTATTTGTCTTTTTCTTGCGAAACTTTAGCTGTAGATCTAGATTCCTTGAATTGCCAAGAACCGATAAAAATCTCTTGTAACATGGTATAGCTGTTTGAAATAACACGACCTTAAGAGCACAGTGGTAGCGTATTCAATTATGGATCTTTTCTGTTGCGTGATAGTGATTTCATGGATGCTGAGACTGACCAAATTTAGATGTGATATTGTTCATCTCCTGTGAAGCTCATATCATGTGCATGCCATGTCATAGAATACTGAAGCAACTTCAGGACTCGGGGACAAATAGTTACATCATCTCAGTCAATCACAAGCATGTTGGATTAAATTATCAGAGATGAAAACAAATCTTGGAGaactttttgatttttgaaatgctTATTCTTAATGCTTCGTGCATCTTGAGTATGCCATAGCTGTTATGGTGTTCCATATCAAATGAATACCAGAGTTTACACATGTAACAGTTCATTCCAAATTAAACAGATTTCTCCTGCACACTTATAGACCTAACTTAAAAGATTTCGTTCTTGATCTACATAGTTTCTTTTACTAGTAAATCTGTACAGATGAAAATAATTGATTAATTTATGTTTTGCGGTATAGGAAGGGTTTTCCATGATGTTTGGAGGTATATAATGCGAACATTTTTCAGGGAATAATTTTGTGATTTCTTGTGCAAGAGACTTCGGTAATGTGTTTATCATTGGCATAATACACGAAGTTTAGTTTATAATGTGGCAATGATAACCCCTGTTAGGAGAGAAGGTAACCGAAGGAAAataagaaaccctaataagtTTTTAGCTTGAGCTGTGTATATGCAGAAAAAACATACAGTTCAACATAACAATGAAAAAACAAAGACCTATATTCGTGTTTAAGATGTGATTAAGAATGGAGGGGGGACAAACTAGCTCATTTAAATCCGAGGAACATGCATGATTTTTCTAGGATTATCTGATTGTAGTGGACCGACCATCTTTTTATCTTATGTCGAAAGCTTTTGTCCATCGATCATACGGTTAAAAAGGACGCTGCATCGGGGGCATCCTTCATTATCTCTGTAATCAAAATATGATCTTGCTTCATTTTTTTGTCACAAGTTTGCCTGCACTCAAACCCCAAGTATttcaagaaaagtaaaaataaattaaaaatagagagagagaacattGAAACCTACAGTAGTAAGAAAAGCTCAGTTACTGTATCAATGGGGACGCATGCCAATGTATTACTTTGTAGTCAATGCTAGGACTGCAAGTGGATTGGATTGATCCAGTCGGATTTGGAAGCTACCGAAATTAATCTGGTCGAGCATGACCCAAAGCTACTTGGATTAGGCTAATATGCCTTCCTGAATACAGAATGGATTTGGACCACTAAATTCCTAATCGAGCTGATCCTaataattttgtgatatagttAGGCAATATTTCGTGCTATTAACTATAACTATTTATGGTTATCAATCAAACCTTATGTAGAATATGTTTTTGATAATGTCTATATATTGCATTGCATAATATGTTATAATATTATTACCTAATCAATTTATGTATAtttatcatgttttttttttttgttttgttttgggatTATTGGTGAATTAATTTGATGTGAAAAAGTGATTGATTGATAAAATTGTTATTATATCTGATCTAATCCAACCTGATTGGAATTGGATTAGTTTTGGgttaggggtgcaaatgagaTGAGCAACTTGTGAGCTGCTCGAGCTCGACTCGACTGTTATCGAGCTTGATTAGCAAAATACTCGACTCGAAGGCTCACAAGCCTagtcaaatatatatttttttaataatattttattttatttacaatatattattaatttaatattttaaaatataatataatattatattttgttttaaccatattttgtaatcataaaCCAGGCTCGAATTTGAGCTTGAACTCGAGTTTGAGTATGATTCGGTTGATATTCGAGTCGAGTCGATGTTGGgtattgtcttttttttttttttttatcgaatTGAGCTCGAGTTTGGATATTAAGATACGATCGATCTCGAGTCAAGCTTTGAGCCCGAATATTTGAATCGAGTGGAGTTCGAGCCTCTAGCTACTTGACTTAACTCAGTTCGATTGAACCTCTAGCCGGGTTCAATCTTTGTGCTGATTCAACTGTCAAATAGATTTGGGTTGTGCCCATTGCATCCAACCCAGAAGGCCTCCTTGCAGCCTGGTCTGTGCTATGTTGATATGACCCGGCCAGAAGGCGGTAAGAAGTTATGCCTTCTTATATACCAATCAAAGATATTCATAAATACGAGTATATGCGACGAAAGCATGCAGACTCGGCAGTACTCAGAAAAGAAGCTTTTCCTCGTTTTTTGTTTGGTTAGCTAATTGAATCGCACATAGAAGAAAGATCTCtgcttctcagcagcagccttAATTGTGGACAGTGTTGCAGGGATGGCAGGTACAAAAGAATTTAATGGGAGAACGAAGTGGATAAAAGAGAACAAAGAGGATTGCAGAAAGAACAAAAAGTTGGCCAGAAACGGGGACCGAAGAATAATGTTTACCTTTAAGGCAAAGTTCTGTCCTCAAGAATTCCTTCTTTTTTCAGCTGTCGTTTTCTGTGTTTGGGTGGAAGGATTACATGAACGATATTGTACACACAAAATCATattatttctgattttcttcagaTTAATCTGCgtgatatgaatttttttttgttttttgaagaGAGACAATACGTGGAAGGCATATATTAACTCTGTATAATTATAATTGCTAATAAAGTTCTTGTGCAAAGGTCTTTCGCTTAACATTGCTTTAAGATGTACCGTACTACAGTACatctcaaagcaaagatgcacaGTATTTAGAGAGCGAAGTTTCCGGCTGTCCATTCCACCGGCACCCGGCAACTAAAGTTTCGGACAACCACCATCTGGTTGTGAGACGCCTCGATCGGCTCCTCCAGCAGCTCAAGAACTGCTATGAAGTGTCGTCGGAGATTCTCCACCTCCACCTTCGAGATCATGTGTGTCTCATATTTTTCTAGCTTCATCCGACCACCCATCTCCTCCCCCTGCGCCGGCAATCCCCGGCTTTCACCAACGGCAGCACTCCCGCTCGCCTTGCCCTGCCATTGCCGATCGTGCACGAATATCAAAACAGTCGCCTCTGAGCAAACTAACTCTTGACGTGAACCCAAGTTGCTTCTTTGCCGTGAAAGGTCTTTCACCTAACATTGCTTTGACATGTACAGTACTACACTACACTTAAAAGAAGACAACCATAACCATCAAGGCTTGTTCCAATTTGGCCAGCTCAATAAATTCCTTTTCCCCAGCTACTCTGATTCAAGGCTATCTTCTCGTAATATTTTCTAAATCATTTTTGACAATTAGTTGAAAGAACAGATATCGTTTTAAATAAACCAGCAAGTGCAAATATTTTATATGTTAAATACTCGATAAACATCACTGATCTCTttttaggatttagggtttaggatttagAGATCACACGTCCAAATTATAGATTGACCATCACCATGGCCAGGCGAAAACAAACATATTTCTTCTATTGACAAGGGCATTTGATTGCGGAAGAAAACATTTCACTCAAATCTAGATGCCCCATTGCTTGCAATCTGGTGGGGGATTTGCTACATTTCTTCTTCCCTGCTCCTATATTACAGATTCTATATAGATTACAAGAGATACAAATACTGATGCTGTCATTTGAGAGAAGAAGATTTTTGACATCTAAACTTTTGCTGCTTCCGCAGGAGCAGCTGCCTTCTGTGCAAGGATCTGTTCGTATAGATCTCTTATTTTCAAACCAATGATAGTTTGGAAGAGACCGGTCCCGTTATTGCTGCCCGGGAAGTCGGCATGCTTCAACATCTGCTGTGTCACCTCCCCATAGAACTTGGTTGAGATGTTGCTTAGATGGCTCTCCACATAAATGAGCTCATCCAATCTATCAAACTGCCCATCCATCTCTAAAATGGAAACCTATGGAAATGAAATCCAAAAAGAACTGAATCAACTGCACGAACTTTCCTACCAGATGCTCGTTGATTCATGTGAGTTGGTTATGCATTAGAGTTTTATAAACTAGTTGCTATATAGCCCGGTTTATAAATTAGTacatggcttcattaagaatctTTATAATAGAAATCTTTTCGCCAGTTATTAGATCTTTACTTACCCAAACTTTAAGATCTTTCaattatattatcaaaaaatgtTGCAATAAATTTATGGAGGGGGCTTGATATAATCCATTTTAAAATATCTATCCAGGCTCAATTCTTCTCTGGATTCTGATGGCCAGGAAACCTCCTCAGGACTCAAATTCTAGTGCAAATATGCAGACCCTAAACTTGGAAggcttctttgtttttcttttaactatttgaatcatcttttgaatgtttttttttccttcccattAAGAGTTATATGATGAACAGctttaaatattaaattggATATTTTCTTGTCACTTTAAGGTGCTAAAAATGATATGTACAGAATTAGTGGTTGCAAACTGAGTTAGAAGTCATCTTACTTGGTTCAAAACCAATCTAGGAATTTCGATTGATTCTCCAATCATATTCTTCCATGACTTTCTTTGCAAGTTAATTGAAATGAACCAGAGATCTATATGATGATGTCGAAATTAGAATAAGGGAAAGAAACTCTTGCTCTCAGGCCTCAGAGTTACCTCATGGGAAAAGTAGGTGTCTGGACCATAGAAGAATTTGATTCCAGGATATGAACAAGTCAGTTTCCTCCCACAAGGTATCCAAGAGATGGTGGAGCCTTCATCAAAGAGGTAAACAGGACTGAAATACTTCAATCCTTCTTTCATGATCAAGCGAACCCGCAACACTGTCCCTTCATTATCACCAGGAATCAATTGGGTGGGCAAAACTTCTATCACAGCATCAGCATATTGCTTCTGTGGGTCTGAAAAGGGTCATGTTTAGTGACATAATTAAGGACCTTGCAGAGAAAGTAAATATGTTCATAAATGTAAACAAGATACACATCTATATGTATTATCTTGTGATCAAACCTGCAACATATTATCATCTTCCTTTAACCTTTTTCTGTTGATATACAAAACTCATTGcagtgtttttttttatgaagtaAAACTCACGATCACAAAGTAGATATCAATATGCCATCTAGATTTACAGTCTTGATTACTCCTCTTTAGCCTTTCAAGGTGACATGAATAGCATAAGGTAGCTCTTTGTTGCTGAGGAGGTCCTTTTTTTGCAGTACATATCATATATCATTCATGTTGACTAGTTCAGTTTCTCTAAAATAAGCAAGCACTTGGCATCAAGAAACTGAAGAAATAGAGATTGGGCTTTGTCTATGAAAATTACCAATGTAAGCATCAAAGTCTGGTTTTCGAGCCTCAATGCTAGCTTTAATACTTTCAAGACTATGCCCACGCTCGGCCATATCTCTCTGCAATTCTTGAAATTAGATGAGATTTGAGGACATTCCAACTATATTACCATACGTATTGAAATCAGTTAAGAGCTCCAGTCACCGACCTGAATTTTCCATGCGAACTTAACCTCATTGCTGATGTCCAAGTAGATGCTGAAGTCCAAGAGATCCCTCACACGAGGATCATACCTGAAGACAGAAAAATTATACTCAGGTTTCAAGCTACTTCGTGAATCTGCTTGCCAAAATCAGAAAGCTTTTCTCAaagtttagaagaaaaaaaagaagaaattgcTTATCTGATTACAGAGAGTACAGATCAAACAAATGCTTTTGGTTAGTATGACAGAAATGTTTCAAGAAAGTTTCCCAGACTGGAGATGATAAACCATAGATGGAAACCTCTGGGAATTTAGTCAAAATTTATGAAAGGTACGCAAATTACCAATTTAGATGTTGGATAAGAAGAAGTTATTCCACTTGAATGGTTAATGTTATAAGAAAGGAAACTTTAAGATTTTACGAAAACTTCTCCCACCTTGCTGCAGTATCAGACCTTTTTGTGAACATTACAGAGATCCTTAAACATACATAAACTTCTCTGAATCAGATGGAAACTGCATTATCAAAGCAGTGAAGATGGTGCGAGACATTCACAGAGATACTTATGCTAACTTTAAATTACAAAGTGAAGTTGCATGAAAAATATTCAGACTAGagataatataaatatgaaatgGAAGTGTGAATTAATATTCCCATGAACTTTTCATTGAACACCACTGCCATGTCCTTGTTGGGGAGCATGCATTTGTGGCGAGCAACTGTGTCATATAAGCACAAATCACTCATCATACAAAGGCTGATTGCTTATTAGGGTGCCGTAATTGTCTCTGGCTCAAACAATAATGGAGTTACATATCTTAGGTATCGGCAAAACATGTAGTATAGTAGAACTATAAACATTCTCATCAAGTCAAATATCAAAAATATCTAACAGATATTCTATAGATTATCGGTCCGAATCATCTACAGCAGAATAAGACAAATCAAACGCATATGCATAAAATGTTCACCATGTTCAAGTAGATAAATTGCAAGAAAATAGCTTCACATCATGAGATAGCAAATAATCCTACAATTAgttaaatcaattaaaataaacataaGTAGCATACAGACTACTATACTCTCATCAATTACAGTCACAGACTcgtacacatgcatgcatgcatgaaggaaaagaaaagataaataatAGATTATGGAATATCACAATTTTCTAGATCGTAAGATTGCTCAAAACAAGTTTTAGATTATAAGCAATTTGCTGCCAATAATCACCAACCAGAGCTCTTACACAAATTTCAACCAACAAAACAATAAAAGTAAACAGATAGGGATAGCTAAGAGCAAAAAACCTTGAAAAGAATAAAGGAAATCACATTTTTCAaggatgaaaagaaaagaggagaggagTCACAGGAAACCCAGGGTAAACTCACATTGGGTGCAGTCCTTCAATGACCAGGATCCTGGGAGGCTGGATGAGCTCGGGGGGGTCCAGCAGACCAGTAACATGGT
Above is a genomic segment from Phoenix dactylifera cultivar Barhee BC4 chromosome 2, palm_55x_up_171113_PBpolish2nd_filt_p, whole genome shotgun sequence containing:
- the LOC103706307 gene encoding protein BASIC PENTACYSTEINE7 isoform X1, whose protein sequence is MEGCFFEGLVFFGWSFVSIIGFTRIPFCSNWGRLGTRIWEFSNHTGHAESVLKPVSGLSVPNSIVSGHQETSLRMSSYINRDSIAGECNSGAMDFSWIPQRSFLSQTKNMNSSHATPVNSEMIDAQGVPVAAEGAMQEGVLEAKPLKVRKKHPSTRKNNHTATKLLRQKEPKKQPSVPAEKKGNSTSKGKREKKTQDIIVDGTMVDFSNVPVPVCSCTGVPHQCYRWGAGGWQSSCCTMSISEYPLPMSPSRPGARLAGRKMSIGAYRKLLHRLAAEGHDLSYAVDLKDHWARHGTNKFVTIK
- the LOC103706307 gene encoding protein BASIC PENTACYSTEINE7 isoform X2, translating into MDGRGRLGTRIWEFSNHTGHAESVLKPVSGLSVPNSIVSGHQETSLRMSSYINRDSIAGECNSGAMDFSWIPQRSFLSQTKNMNSSHATPVNSEMIDAQGVPVAAEGAMQEGVLEAKPLKVRKKHPSTRKNNHTATKLLRQKEPKKQPSVPAEKKGNSTSKGKREKKTQDIIVDGTMVDFSNVPVPVCSCTGVPHQCYRWGAGGWQSSCCTMSISEYPLPMSPSRPGARLAGRKMSIGAYRKLLHRLAAEGHDLSYAVDLKDHWARHGTNKFVTIK
- the LOC103706299 gene encoding phosphoribulokinase, chloroplastic codes for the protein MAVCTVYTTPSLHSPCSVSNPTKTCFGFNQRQQVIFYTSGRGSSRRGGKKYSETFYCSAEAKTVVIGLAADSGCGKSTFMRRLTSVFGGAAEPPKGGNPDSNTLISDTTTVICLDDFHSLDRTGRKEKGVTALDPRANNFDLMYEQVKALKEGVAVEKPIYNHVTGLLDPPELIQPPRILVIEGLHPMYDPRVRDLLDFSIYLDISNEVKFAWKIQRDMAERGHSLESIKASIEARKPDFDAYIDPQKQYADAVIEVLPTQLIPGDNEGTVLRVRLIMKEGLKYFSPVYLFDEGSTISWIPCGRKLTCSYPGIKFFYGPDTYFSHEVSILEMDGQFDRLDELIYVESHLSNISTKFYGEVTQQMLKHADFPGSNNGTGLFQTIIGLKIRDLYEQILAQKAAAPAEAAKV